One segment of Anser cygnoides isolate HZ-2024a breed goose chromosome 37, Taihu_goose_T2T_genome, whole genome shotgun sequence DNA contains the following:
- the PSENEN gene encoding LOW QUALITY PROTEIN: gamma-secretase subunit PEN-2 (The sequence of the model RefSeq protein was modified relative to this genomic sequence to represent the inferred CDS: inserted 1 base in 1 codon) — translation MNLERVSNEDKLELCRKYYLGGFALLPFLWLVNVLWFFREAFVAPXYGQQPLIKRYVRRSALGLLLWALALGAWVGAFQSQRGAWGALGERLAFTLPLGAP, via the exons atgaACCTGGAGCGGGTTTCCAACGAGGACAAGCTGGAGCTGTGCCGCAAGTACTACCTGG GGGGCTTCGCGCTGCTGCCCTTCCTGTGGCTGGTGAACGTGCTCTGGTTCTTCCGCGAGGCCTTCGTGGCCC CCTACGGGCAGCAGCCGCTCATCAAGCGCT acgtgCGGCGCTcggcgctggggctgctgctgtgggcgCTGGCGCTGGGGGCCTGGGTGGGCGCCTTCCAGAGCCAgcgcggggcctggggggcgctgggggagCGCCTCGCCTTCACCCTGCCCCTGGGGGcgccctga
- the LIN37 gene encoding LOW QUALITY PROTEIN: protein lin-37 homolog (The sequence of the model RefSeq protein was modified relative to this genomic sequence to represent the inferred CDS: inserted 1 base in 1 codon), whose protein sequence is MGGARRGPRRWRAGERRRGAERAMLAVKVKVEKPDLEMASARSRLDAVLQGLLERSEGEREPLEEEAGKAPGDAHSKDASPTAPGKRPSGRFSHHRRKKRREADEGLPDAPSSGTYVIKLFDRSVELGQFPAGTPXYPVCRAWMRNCPAARGGAPAPAPGPPRPEVRPPPPTRTGCGGPHIPRLCGAPGKGEDIYELPPPPRRGPPHPPRPWGLREGAPPPDQPPDPAPSMPALIYKHMERWKRVRQRWKEAAQRQQQRYGASLRLLRRIYERQ, encoded by the exons ATGGgaggggcgcggcggggcccgaGGCGGTGGCGGGCGGgtgagcggcggcggggagcggagcg ggccatGCTGGCCGTCAAGGTGAAGGTGGAGAAGCCGG acctggagATGGCGTCGGCGCGGAGCCGCCTGGACgcggtgctgcaggggctgctggagcgCAGCGAGGGCGAGCG GGAgccgctggaggaggaggccgggAAGGCGCCGGGCGACGCCCACAGCAA GGACGCCTCCCCCACGGCGCCGGGGAAGAG GCCCTCGGGGCGCTTCTCCCACCACCGGCGCAAGAAGCGGCGCGAGGCGGACGAGGGGCTCCCCGACGCCCCCAGCAGCG gcACGTACGTGATCAAGCTGTTCGACCGCAGCGTGGAGCTGGGGCAGTTCCCCGCGGGCACCC TCTACCCCGTCTGCCGCGCCTGGATGCGCAACTGCCCCGCCGCcagggggggggcacccgcccccgcccccggccccccccgccccgaggtcaggccccccccccctacGAGAACGGGGTGTGGGGGTCCCCATATCCCCc ggctctgcGGGGCCCCCGGGAAGGGCGAGGACATTTAcgagctgccccccccgccccgccggggcccCCCGCATCCCCCTCGCCCCTGGGGCCTGAGGGAAGGGGCGCCCCCCCCCGACCAG CCCCCCGACCCCGCCCCCTCGATGCCGGCGCTCATCTACAAGCACATGGAGCGCTGGAAGCGCGTCCGGCAGCg GTGGAAGGAGGCGGcccagcggcagcagcagcgctaCGGCGCCAGCCTCCGCCTCCTGCGGCGCATCTACGAGCGGCAgtga